The following proteins come from a genomic window of Longimicrobium sp.:
- the metH gene encoding methionine synthase gives MQQLRPPYLDALDQRVLVFDGAMGTSVQRYNLTPEDFGGEKLEGCNDYLVISRPNVIEEIHASFMEAGADVLETDTFRSNRITLREYGLQERVREINVAAASLARRVADRFSTPEKPRFVAGSIGPSGFLPSASDPTLGNITFDELAPVFQEQAAALIEGGVDVLLVETSQDILEVKAAIFGCRAAIREASRPVALQVQVTLDTSGRMLLGTDIGAAMVTLESLRVDVVGLNCSTGPEHMRQPIRFLGENARLPVSCIPNAGIPHNDGGVAVYPLEPVPFAEQLAEFVNEHGVRIVGGCCGTTPEHIRELVARVGGAKPRVSEAVFVPRLSSGIRATDLVQEPAPTMIGERVNAQGSRKVKRLLLGDDYDGILDVARDQTESGAHVLDVCVALTERADEDDQMRTVVKLLSQGVDAPLCIDSTEAPVIEAALKQSPGRAIVNSINLENGRERCDAVLPSVAAHGAAVIALTIDRDLGGMCKTRETKLEAARKIHAIAVGEYGLHPSDLIFDALTFTLATGDEEFRKSAAETIEGIRAIKEALPGVLTTLGVSNVSFGLSPAARGVLNSVFLHHCVQAGLDTAIINPAHVKPYFEIPDAERRLADDLIFDRRTAEHDPLAAFIAFYENSTVEQESSVDPTAGMEPEEALHWKILHRKKEGIEEWIDRAVEKFGAVPVLNDVLLPAMKEVGDKFGAGELILPFVLQSAEAMKRAVARLENYLEKAEGQTKGKVVLATVYGDVHDIGKSLVNTILSNNGYTVYDLGKQVPVNTIIEKAEEVGADAIGLSALLVSTSKQMPLCAQELHKRGLHYPLLVGGAAINPSFVRGAALVEDGKPFPAGMFYCKDAFEGLSTMDSLMADNGEQFVVEHNEEMLRRSAAYNAAKEAAKGKRPASRENPAVGAADVPTPPFWGWKVLQNLPVDDVVECIDRNTLYRMQWGARNLKGDEWDRLVREDFEPRLARYSLEARTQGWLRPRAIYGYFPAGRDGDAVVVFDPKDRTREVGRFEFPRQEDREELCLADYFRPLNGEGPQDVLPLQVVTSGDRAAEFIDRRTKGGDYSEGYYLHGFSVQTAEGTAELVNRRIRQELGIGEPRGLRYSWGYPACPDVEQHELLFKLLPVKEAIGVGLTAGFQLDPEQSTAALVVHHPAAKYFSTI, from the coding sequence ATGCAGCAGCTTCGCCCGCCCTACCTCGATGCACTCGACCAGCGCGTCCTCGTCTTCGACGGCGCCATGGGGACCTCGGTCCAGCGCTACAACCTGACGCCGGAGGACTTCGGCGGCGAGAAGCTGGAGGGGTGCAACGACTACCTCGTCATCTCCAGGCCGAACGTCATCGAGGAGATCCACGCCTCGTTCATGGAAGCGGGCGCGGACGTGCTGGAGACGGACACCTTTCGCTCCAACCGCATCACGCTGCGCGAATACGGCCTGCAGGAGCGCGTGCGTGAGATCAACGTCGCCGCCGCCTCGCTCGCCCGCCGCGTGGCGGACCGCTTCTCCACGCCAGAGAAGCCGCGCTTCGTGGCCGGCTCCATCGGCCCCAGCGGCTTCCTGCCGTCGGCGAGCGACCCGACGCTGGGGAACATCACCTTCGACGAGCTCGCGCCCGTCTTCCAGGAGCAGGCCGCGGCGCTGATCGAGGGCGGAGTGGACGTGCTGCTGGTGGAGACGTCGCAGGACATCCTGGAGGTGAAGGCCGCCATCTTCGGCTGCCGCGCCGCCATCCGCGAGGCGAGCCGTCCCGTCGCGCTGCAGGTGCAGGTGACGCTGGACACGAGCGGCCGCATGCTGCTGGGCACCGACATCGGCGCCGCGATGGTGACGCTGGAGTCGCTGCGGGTGGACGTGGTGGGGCTCAACTGCTCCACCGGCCCCGAGCACATGCGCCAGCCGATCCGCTTCCTGGGCGAGAACGCGCGCCTCCCCGTGTCGTGCATCCCCAACGCCGGGATCCCGCACAACGACGGCGGCGTGGCCGTGTACCCGCTGGAGCCCGTCCCCTTCGCCGAGCAGCTCGCCGAGTTCGTGAACGAGCACGGCGTGCGGATCGTCGGCGGGTGCTGCGGCACGACGCCCGAGCACATCCGCGAGCTGGTGGCGCGGGTGGGCGGCGCGAAGCCGCGGGTGAGCGAGGCCGTCTTCGTGCCGCGCCTCTCCTCCGGCATCCGCGCAACGGACCTGGTGCAGGAGCCCGCGCCCACGATGATCGGCGAGCGGGTCAACGCGCAGGGGAGCCGCAAGGTGAAGCGCCTCCTGCTGGGCGACGACTACGACGGCATCCTGGACGTGGCCCGCGACCAGACGGAGAGCGGCGCGCACGTGCTGGACGTGTGCGTGGCGCTTACGGAGCGCGCCGACGAGGACGACCAGATGCGCACCGTCGTCAAGCTCCTCTCGCAGGGCGTGGATGCGCCGCTGTGCATCGACTCCACCGAGGCGCCGGTGATCGAGGCGGCGCTGAAGCAGTCGCCGGGGCGCGCCATCGTCAACTCCATCAACCTGGAGAACGGGCGCGAGCGCTGCGACGCGGTGCTGCCGTCGGTGGCGGCGCACGGGGCGGCGGTGATCGCGCTGACCATCGACCGCGATCTGGGCGGGATGTGCAAGACGCGCGAGACGAAGCTGGAGGCCGCGCGCAAGATCCACGCGATCGCCGTGGGCGAGTACGGGCTGCACCCCAGCGACCTGATCTTCGACGCGCTGACCTTCACCCTCGCCACCGGCGACGAGGAGTTCCGCAAGTCGGCGGCGGAGACCATCGAGGGGATCCGCGCGATCAAGGAGGCGCTCCCGGGCGTGCTGACCACGCTGGGCGTGTCGAACGTCTCGTTCGGGCTGTCGCCGGCGGCGCGCGGGGTGCTCAACTCCGTCTTCCTGCACCACTGCGTGCAGGCGGGGCTGGACACGGCCATCATCAACCCCGCGCACGTCAAGCCGTACTTCGAGATCCCGGACGCCGAGCGCAGGCTGGCCGACGACCTGATCTTCGACCGGCGCACCGCGGAGCACGACCCGCTGGCGGCGTTCATCGCCTTCTACGAGAACAGCACGGTGGAGCAGGAGTCCAGCGTCGATCCCACGGCGGGGATGGAGCCGGAGGAGGCGCTGCACTGGAAGATCCTGCACCGCAAGAAGGAGGGGATCGAGGAGTGGATCGACCGCGCCGTGGAGAAGTTCGGCGCGGTGCCGGTGCTCAACGACGTCCTCCTCCCCGCGATGAAGGAAGTGGGCGACAAGTTCGGCGCGGGCGAGCTGATCCTCCCCTTCGTCCTCCAGAGCGCGGAGGCGATGAAGCGCGCCGTCGCCCGCCTGGAGAACTACCTGGAGAAGGCGGAGGGACAGACCAAGGGAAAGGTGGTGCTTGCAACCGTGTACGGCGACGTGCACGACATCGGCAAGAGCCTGGTGAACACCATCCTGAGCAACAACGGCTACACGGTGTACGACCTGGGCAAGCAGGTGCCGGTCAACACCATCATCGAGAAGGCGGAGGAGGTGGGCGCGGACGCCATCGGCCTTTCCGCGCTCCTGGTGAGCACCTCCAAGCAGATGCCGCTGTGCGCGCAGGAGCTGCACAAGCGCGGCCTTCACTACCCGCTGCTGGTGGGCGGCGCGGCCATCAACCCGTCGTTCGTGCGCGGCGCCGCGCTGGTGGAGGACGGCAAGCCGTTCCCGGCCGGGATGTTCTACTGCAAGGACGCCTTCGAGGGGCTGTCGACCATGGACAGCCTGATGGCGGACAACGGCGAGCAGTTCGTCGTGGAGCACAACGAGGAGATGCTGCGCCGCTCCGCCGCCTACAACGCGGCCAAGGAGGCCGCGAAGGGGAAGCGTCCCGCATCGCGCGAGAACCCCGCCGTGGGCGCCGCCGACGTCCCCACGCCGCCGTTCTGGGGGTGGAAGGTGCTGCAGAACCTCCCGGTGGACGACGTGGTGGAGTGCATCGACCGCAACACGCTGTACCGCATGCAGTGGGGAGCCCGCAACCTCAAGGGCGACGAGTGGGACCGCCTGGTGCGCGAGGACTTCGAGCCGCGCCTCGCGCGCTACTCGCTGGAAGCGCGCACGCAGGGATGGCTCCGCCCGCGCGCCATCTACGGCTACTTCCCCGCCGGCCGCGACGGCGACGCGGTGGTCGTGTTCGACCCAAAGGACCGGACGCGCGAGGTGGGCCGCTTCGAGTTCCCGCGCCAGGAAGACCGCGAGGAGCTGTGCCTGGCGGACTACTTCCGCCCGCTGAACGGCGAGGGCCCCCAGGACGTCCTTCCGCTGCAGGTGGTGACGAGCGGCGACCGCGCGGCCGAGTTCATCGATCGCCGCACCAAGGGCGGGG